ACAGGCTAACAGGGGTTCTCTTGGTGGGACCGCTCTCTAATAGACTGCTCATGTACCACCATTGATGTGGTTGCCCAGCTTGAAGTTGAGGATCTTGACTTTCGGCCTGAAAATGAAGGATACATCTTAGCTACATGTGAGAAGTAATAAGAGCGAATGTCAGGACTTCGGATGGAATAAGGTTTTTGTAACAACCTAACATTTATTTTACTGCGACAATTACATAGAGAACAATTGATTTACACTCGGTGTATAATTATTTCTGAATATGAGTCAAGATACACGAGACAACACAACATGAGACACCAGAAACGTCCACATCCCGAGGATTCTCCCGATCTAGATTGTGGTCTTCACGAGTCCATTCACTATGATCATTTCGACAAGTCCAATAACAATTAATTGTTTCCTTCCTGCTTGAATTTCCACCAGTTGTTACATTCTAACGAAGAAGAACATCAGGACTGGCGGTTGGTCGGTCTCGTCGGGTCATGTACGTAGAGGTTGGTTGTAGTCACAGATCATGGTTATGGTTTTCTGATACCACCAGAGGTTGGCACAATCTTCATCTCCGTCCACTGTAAGGTATGATGCCAGAATCTCACCCACCGGTGATGCCATGCTGGTAGTAACCATTTAGATTAGTGCCGTGACACTGGTTGTACCAGGAGGCTCCATGACAGATCCGAGCACAATTATCATCATCTGTATCTCCATCGTGACTATGGATCAGACATTTGTCCTGGTTATTGCTTAGAAGAGATTTCTCTCTGAATGAAAACACAAACCCAGCCCCCTCTCCTATAACGAGTTGGCTTCTGGATTTATCTACATTTTGGCATTCCTTGATTCCTGCCCATTCAACAACCCAACAGTCGGCTCTTGCCAACTTTCACCATACCCAAAACCAAACCATTATCTGGTTCAATGTGGCTCATACTCAGGTACTTAGAGGGCAAGATCAGGATTGGACTGGTCCATGGTCCATTCGATCACCAGAAGATCCTCAGATTGACCATAATTCTAATACTACATTGGACCCCTACCAAAAGCTGATTCAAAGACAACCTTATTTGGTGGAGACTTTGGAGCCAATCACTAGAATACATTTTTTTAAgggaaataaagaaaaatattcacatctacTCAACGGTAAGAAGTTAAGAGTtttttgattaaaatgaacttgttTGTGGGTAAACCCTTGTAATGATAAAGTCCGGTTCTATAACTACATGCATTATTGAAGGTATGTACATTGTACTGGCGCCGGTGATCCGCTACTCTCTGGTGGTTTCCCTCACTTAGATCATGTGACTTTGTGCCGCCATCACTGTTGCTCTGACTTAGTGGGCGCGATCTTCATCTCAGTCCTCTTTAATGAATAATAAGCTCCTTTCCACGTGGCCCACACAACGCCGGTGGCGTACTCCGCGGTGACGCCTTGCTGGTATTTCCCATTCAGATTGGCGCCATGACAGTGGTTGTACCAGAAGGCCCCGTGATACATCACTGCACAGTTACCGACATAGACGTCTCGGTCGCGGTCGTAGGTAGAAAAGTTCATCCGGTTGTGATTCGGTAGAGAATTTCCTGGAAATTAGAAAACTGAGCTGAATACGTTTCCTGGGGCAGAACTTTAGTATCTTTCTTTCCTTTGGACCCTGAATGGCGCCATTACTATATACTGGCATCGTATGGCATGAATATTTGTTTTGGATTGTATACTACACTACTTTTTATGTTTAGTTACTGTGTGGTGCTATTGTTTATgcacagtatggcggtattatttgtgtACTGTATGGCAGTGTAATTTAGGCACTGCATTGCACTATTATtcatgcactgtatggcagtattattatgcactgtatagcagtattatttatgcactgtatgacagtagtattatgcactgtatggtagtattatttatgcactgtatggtagtattatttatgcactgtattgcagtattttatgcactgtatagcagtattattatgcactgtatagcagtattatttatgcactgtatggtagtattatttatgcactgtatggtagtattatttatGCACTGTATTGCAGTATTATTATGCACTGTATGAGAGTATTATTAtgcactctatggcagtattatttatgcactgtattgcagtattattatgcactgtatagcagtattatttatgcactgtattgcagtattattatgcactgtatggcagtattatttatgtgCTGTACTGCAGTATTTTATGCACTGTATTATTTATGCACTGTATTGCAGTATTattatgcactgtatggcagtattattatgtactgtatgacagtattattatgcactgtatagcagtattatttatgcACTGTATTGCAGTATTATTATGCACTGTATTGTAGTATTATTATgtactgtatgacagtattattatgcactgtatagcagtattatttatgcactgtattgcagtattactatgcactgtatggcagtattatttatgcgCTGTATTGCAGTATTTTATGCACTGTATTGCAGTATTATTatgcactgtatgacagtattattatgcactgtatagcagtattatttatgcactatattgcagtattatttatgcactgtattgcagtattattatgcactgtatgacattattattatgcactgtatagcagtattatttatgcactgtattgcagtattattatgcactgtatgacagtattatttatgcactgtattgcagtattttatgcactatatggcagcattatttttgcactgtatggcagtattatttatgcaCTATATTGCAGTATTATTTATGCACTGTCTGGCACTATTATTCATTCACTGTATAGCTGTATTATTTATACACTGCATGACAGTATTATTTATGCACTGTATTGCATTATTAtttatgcactgtatggcagtattattatgcactgtatggcactattacataCCAGCACGTTTTGCAGGATCTCCCTCCTTAAAGCCATCAATATCCAGCTTGTACCCGTCCTCGTCAGGGTTGATGGCCAGAGGTGAGAGGGAGAAGGAGTCATAGGTCACATGTCGTGTGTTGTTCTCAAAGTCCTCCATGTCGATGCGCAGACCATACGTCTTCTTCTGGGTCAGGAGGAAAATATTCTGTAAACCTAAATACATGATTGACAAGTAATAAGCATTGTGCCCCCAAATGTGAAGCCAGTGCCCCCAAAGTGAGGAAGGAGCAGTTACCCAGCCAGTATTCTCCGGAGGCTCGGCCAAAGCCAAACTTATAGTCTTCCCAACCCCGGTAGAAATCCACACCACCATCAAACCTCTTCTGGAAGACCTGCAAGGAGACGAACAGTTCAGCTCCAGAGACACTGAGCCAGCGGGGAGCATCTGTGTGATGAGAGATGGCGGAGATGTCATCTATAGAGCGAGACTCAGACATTGGTAGGACGGGCGTCAGATGATGTCAGAGGAGCAGGTACTCACCATCCAGGGTCCTCCATCACCACTACATGCATCCAATGAGAGTATAGGGACACACAATGATCTAAGACTATCATCCTCCATAACCTGAGCCTCCCATTACCATTtctaagacttctctcatgctgcaccatCTCTCTGAAATGTGCTACCACAAAGTCACAGCGGCTACTTACCGTCCAGGGTCCTCCAGCGCTGCTCATGTCACAATACACAGATACAGGAGAGGAGCTCACACTGCCCAGGTATATGAGGTACACCCCGTCCGAGGTCAGTCCCTGCGCAAACACATCCGAGCAGTCGAGGGGGTGGCAGGTATCTCTGCAGATATTGACTAGGAGGAGAGGGCACAAGATGAGCTCATATAACGTTGTCATTACACCATAGAAATGTCCATTTAGTTACCGTAAACTTTCAGTCACTGAAAGGGAGCAGCCATGTAAGAGGGTTACAAATGACTTCTGGCGAAAGAAGGACTGGCCGATTGATTTGTGAGCTATCATCTCCCACACCTGGACTTGTGCTCATTGTGTGAGAGCGGTGGACTGTGGTCACGTTCCTGCCCCCGAAGCCATCAATCGCATTGTAATATAGTGTAAATAATGTTATGCCTCTTTTACTGTGGCATCTAAGCAAGAAGTGCCTCGTAAGTAAATGTTCTTCTGTTAAAGAGTCGGTGGGGAATCTCCAGCCAGGGCCGTCCTGTAAATTATACTGAGGTTATGGCCTACCGGACAAGGCAGGCGTTCCTCTAACATCTATCGCCAGCCACATATCAAACACGATGTCCTATATCATGTCCTAAGAGTAGGGAACTCCAGAGTCAGTGCTACCAGTGAGAAGGCCTGAAATGTCCAGAGCCCGACTACACCTGGATTATAAATGGAGGTGTGTTAGACCCCTCGATAAAGGCTGACCTGAGCACCGGTCCATGTTCTGCTGGCCATTTGGTCATACCTGAGCCCAGAACAACCAAGGAACCTTAGAGATGACCTAACAACCATGCGAGGCATGATCCCGGTCCGGAGGTTCCCAAATTGTAATCAATTTCTGCAGCCACATCTCTGTCTAATCTCACTAAACCCATTGATTTAGAATTCCCATCAGTGTCTCATCACCAGGGCAGAGAAGTGATGCCGTACTCACGATTAACCTGGTTCAAAGGCGCAGAATGAGCAGAATGCAGGAGGAGGACGACGACGACAATCAGCAGCAACTTCTGATGGGGGAAGATGATAGAATACAATGAGATATGTGAGAGTCGCCAACGATAGGACTTAGAACCTTCCAGAAGGTGACATTGTTTCACAGGATCCCCTCCCCCGATCTGCTCTTACCTTCATGGTGGCGAATACCTGCAGACTGTGGACAGTGCTCAGACCTCGGCTTTATAAAGGACGCGGTCACGTGTTGTTGTCATTGTCAGATCCAATATTACCTCATCCTGGACTTCCTGGAAGGTTGGAGAATTGGCAGAGGGTAAATAAATGCCCAGAATTATCGGAAGTGAGAGAAGAGTAGGGGCTTGTGCAATTACAGGGATGGCTCACCCCCATCAAAATCTGGGAGATTCCTAAAATTTGTTTTAAACAGATTCGATTTGGTTCTGAATCAAATGCAGTGTTAAAACCAACTTTAATAGAGATGATCCAAGCCTCCGACCCCTGGGTTACAGCCGGCAGCTCCAATTCTTTAGTTTCTGGAACATGAACCGCAAACGTGTCATTTCCATTCGCTCAACATTTCCTTACAAAAGTGACTGAAAATCTGCACATTTCACACAGAGTTCAGTCTCTTTAGGTCCCCTAAGTCCTCGTTTTCGATCAGTTTGGTCCTGAATTTGGTCTCATCTTGATATTTCTTCAATTTGGTCCATTTCACAACCCAAAGCAGATCTCTTACCTCATCTCATCGATCTTATCCGGATAAGTAGAAAAGAAGTTGCAAACTTTCAGCAGATTCAGACACATCTAAGACGAGTTACATAAAATCGTGGAATCAGCACAAGTGTAAGATCTCGATGTTTTATAGACAACAACGTGACTGTTGGGTAACGATTTATTACTGTGGTTATAGTTCACTTTCTGAGGTTCTGCTCCTGGACAAACTCCTGTTCACATGTTACATCCAGACATGTTCATTGCAATCCACAGCTACAAGGTTGTGGTGGTTCTGAAGAAGAAATGATAACATCAAGGAGAAATCCACAAAACCTGACCGACCAGAGCTACTAACCCTGGCAACTCAAGGATTAGAAGACACAAGTTATCTCCATGAGTACAACCGATGATCAGATTCCCGGTACATGGACCTTAATGCACAGAGGCGCAGGTTATTGCCAGTGCATGTGCCCTTACAAAATGTCCCTCTAATAACCATAAGTGGTGTGTGGCCATCAGGTTCCCTCGCCTTCCTGCAACCCATTGTTCTTCCTTCATGGGAGCGCAGGCTAGACTGAGGTTCTTGTCCAGCCCTGGGGTGGAAGAAGCTCAGATGAAAGCTGGGAATAAGAGGTCCTCTCCCTAAACTTCGGCAAGAGGAAGTCAGTTATAGTCAACCTTGCTATGGCCTTGTAGTCCTGAAGGATAAGGAAAGGTGCGATGGGGGCTCTCTGCCTTTCTAGGAGGGCTTACAATAGACTTCAAGACTTCATCCTTACGCACTTTTTTGTACTTGGATAAAGGAAGTCAAAATGTcagaagtaaagaaaaaaaaaggagaataAATAACTCACAAAGAAAACTCCATAAGAAAAATGGAATAAGGAGAAGCTTTAACTACAGGCCATGAGAATTTCTGGAAGTAAAGAATGTGTGCGAGTTGCAAAAGAAAGAAACGTAAGGAGGAAGATCAGTCAAAATAACAAGTCTCGGAAAGCTCCAGAGAAACATAAAAAGACTTACGAGGAGACAACCAGTGGAGATATGATGACCGACGAGGACCCTCACATCTCATGGCGTCACCTCAACAGCTCGGTCTCCACCACAACGTGGATAAAAGGTAACATAGACCTTGAGGCCTGTCTTGGCTTTTCAAAAGGTCTATTCCTGTAAAGTGTCCTGAGGAAGAAAGATTGGAAGGAGGACATTTCTAGACTACAGATGAATGAATTAAATTTACTTCAATTTtacaaaaaaatcagattttttttgtgATTCATTTTGTGTAAATTAATTTCTAGAAAGCTgggaaagaggaaaagaaaaacaataaaaccaTACTCCGCTGCTTCCGCCCCCTCGCTGAGCCTTCATCCTCTGTTTTACTTCTGCACAACACATTGGTTCCTCTTCCTCCATCTTCACTCTGTGATGGGAGAACCGCATGGATTGGACTTCTAAGATCACGACACAAGTCATGACATGACAACATGAGCCGCCTGACATCACAACCACAAAGCCTAGTTATTGCCGTAGACTGGTGGTAATTGGAGGCTCAGGTGAGCACAATGGTCAGGTTTTTCTACGCTTTTGTGCCTAGAGAGATCTCCGAGCAGAAGTCTCATTTTATTTACATCTCATAAGTTTGATCTGCGGAGCTGGAATATCAGCAGATTTGCTCTCCACTAATTCACGACCCCTTTTTGTGATCTCGGATCCATTGTTTTTTGCAGAGATAATTGATCAAGATGGTTCATGAGTCGACTAGTAGCTACAACAACTGGTGATGGAGACCAAACACAAGGGGCTAATCTTGGATTTCTGGCACTACGTCAGTTAAAAGCTTTAACACTATTCCCATTTTGAGTGCTCTTTTAGAAGGGAGCCCTGAAAATGAGCTCCTCACAAGAAGTCCTGCTAAATGAGACTCCCGATAATCATCTGTGATCGGTGGCACCAACACGAGGTCGACAACTGtagaaaaagatgaaaaaaatgaagATACGTCAGATAATCTCGCTACAACCAGATAATCGATCACCTACCGGTCGATCTTGCAGGATACCTCACCAGGGCTGAGAAACAAGTCAATTCATAGGTCACATGTCGTGAGTCATTATGAAAGTCCTCCAGGCCGATGAGTAGACGATACGTCTTCTTCTGGGTCAGGAATAAAATGTTCTGAAAACCTGAACAGATGAATGTGTAGTGATCGGCGTCGTGTCCCCTCAAATGTGATTACGTGGGGACAGTGCCTGATCCCTGAAAGACACAGGACCAGACCTCGTCTCGCCACCAGGGGTCATTCATTCTCTATCCCTCTAGTGCGGAAAATGCTGGTAGATGTCTCCACTGTAGCCCACTCACTGGGCACCCGCAGCAGATGTCTCCCAAAATGCAGCCCCAGCTAAACTAGTCCCCTCTTGGTGGCCAAACAGACCTGGGGTGTGATACCCTGAACATCACGGGCAGGGATCACATCACTGTGAAGAAGGAACAGAAGCAAAGCACATCCGAACAGGACTGGGACTAAAACAGTATGGCGGATGAGCTGGTGCCTTCCCGCGGCTTG
The nucleotide sequence above comes from Ranitomeya imitator isolate aRanImi1 chromosome 7, aRanImi1.pri, whole genome shotgun sequence. Encoded proteins:
- the LOC138645646 gene encoding microfibril-associated glycoprotein 4-like translates to MKKLLLIVVVVLLLHSAHSAPLNQVNLNICRDTCHPLDCSDVFAQGLTSDGVYLIYLGSVSSSPVSVYCDMSSAGGPWTVFQKRFDGGVDFYRGWEDYKFGFGRASGEYWLGLQNIFLLTQKKTYGLRIDMEDFENNTRHVTYDSFSLSPLAINPDEDGYKLDIDGFKEGDPAKRAGNSLPNHNRMNFSTYDRDRDVYVGNCAVMYHGAFWYNHCHGANLNGKYQQGVTAEYATGVVWATWKGAYYSLKRTEMKIAPTKSEQQ